In Kocuria turfanensis, a single genomic region encodes these proteins:
- a CDS encoding type II toxin-antitoxin system VapB family antitoxin gives MIFKAVGDSRPYPDHGLVSPSDWSDIAPRQVRLDQLITTKTTLDLATLLDADSTFYGDLFPHVVRWDGLLYLEDGLHRALRTALHHRTVLHARVLELGPGSGPRAVRRAQEVRTPR, from the coding sequence ATGATCTTCAAGGCCGTGGGCGACTCGCGCCCGTACCCGGATCACGGCCTCGTCTCGCCCTCGGACTGGTCCGACATCGCACCTCGTCAGGTGCGCCTGGACCAGTTGATCACCACGAAGACGACCCTGGACCTGGCGACGCTGCTCGACGCGGACTCCACGTTCTACGGCGACCTCTTCCCGCACGTGGTCCGCTGGGACGGGCTGCTCTACCTCGAGGACGGGCTGCACCGGGCGCTGCGCACCGCCCTGCACCACCGCACCGTGCTGCACGCCCGCGTGCTGGAGCTCGGGCCCGGGAGCGGCCCGCGGGCGGTGCGCAGGGCGCAGGAGGTCAGGACGCCGCGCTGA
- a CDS encoding hydroxymethylpyrimidine/phosphomethylpyrimidine kinase, producing MTDTTTAPVPDAASTAQPPVALTIAGSEATGGAGAQADLKTFQELGVFGSLALTCIVSFDPNADWGHRLFPVPQDVLREQLEAITAAHALDAVKIGMLGSPETIATTAEALTALRPEHLVLDPVLICKGQEPGAALDTDEALKARILPLATFVTPNHFEALSLSGMEEISTVDHLEEAARRIHETSGAVVLAKGGVRLAGPDAVDVFYDGTTLEILSDPKVGEVPVAGAGCTLAAAVAAELAKGAAPLEAARTAKAFVSAGIRQRLSSRAPFDSLWQGGSAAEQ from the coding sequence TCCCCGACGCCGCGAGCACCGCCCAGCCTCCCGTGGCCCTGACCATCGCCGGCTCCGAGGCCACCGGCGGCGCCGGCGCCCAGGCGGACCTCAAGACCTTCCAGGAGCTCGGCGTCTTCGGCTCGCTCGCGCTGACCTGCATCGTCTCCTTCGACCCGAACGCGGACTGGGGCCACCGCCTGTTCCCCGTTCCCCAGGACGTGCTGCGGGAGCAGCTGGAGGCGATCACGGCGGCCCACGCGCTGGACGCCGTCAAGATCGGCATGCTCGGCAGCCCGGAGACCATCGCGACGACCGCCGAGGCGCTGACCGCCCTGCGGCCGGAGCACCTCGTCCTGGACCCGGTGCTGATCTGCAAGGGCCAGGAGCCCGGGGCCGCCCTGGACACCGACGAGGCGCTCAAGGCGAGGATCCTGCCGCTGGCCACGTTCGTGACCCCCAACCACTTCGAGGCGCTCTCCCTGTCCGGGATGGAGGAGATCAGCACCGTCGACCACCTCGAGGAGGCCGCCCGGCGGATCCACGAGACCTCGGGGGCCGTGGTGCTCGCGAAGGGCGGGGTGCGCCTGGCCGGCCCCGACGCCGTGGACGTCTTCTACGACGGGACGACCCTCGAGATCCTGTCCGACCCCAAGGTCGGCGAGGTCCCCGTGGCCGGCGCCGGCTGCACCCTCGCGGCCGCCGTCGCCGCCGAGCTCGCCAAGGGCGCTGCCCCGCTCGAGGCCGCCCGCACCGCCAAGGCCTTCGTCTCCGCCGGCATCCGGCAGCGTCTGAGCTCGCGTGCGCCCTTCGACTCCCTCTGGCAGGGCGGTTCGGCCGCCGAGCAGTGA
- a CDS encoding TetR/AcrR family transcriptional regulator translates to MPRISAATNAAQRENTKRAILDSFGQLLYQQGLTGLTMTHVARNAGVGRTAVYNYFADMGELLVAYALDETERFMTDLRRDLEGVANPVDRLAVYIRAQIEDLARRHLPPGPTMRTVLSPEDYQKLGEHVGELQGLLAAILRDAIDQGYLPEGDIPELASLVHGSLTTAADRGQNSDQDRAARERHIRSTVRFIQQGLGAQFDADGRPVRLTPERPPLSAAS, encoded by the coding sequence ATGCCTCGTATTTCAGCGGCCACCAACGCCGCGCAGCGCGAGAACACCAAGCGAGCGATCCTCGACTCCTTCGGCCAGCTGCTGTACCAGCAGGGCCTGACCGGGCTGACGATGACCCACGTGGCCAGGAACGCCGGGGTGGGCCGCACCGCCGTCTACAACTACTTCGCCGACATGGGCGAGCTGCTCGTGGCCTACGCCCTGGACGAGACCGAGCGCTTCATGACCGACCTCCGCCGGGACCTGGAGGGCGTCGCCAACCCGGTCGACCGGCTCGCCGTCTACATCCGGGCGCAGATCGAGGACCTCGCCCGTCGGCACCTGCCCCCGGGGCCGACCATGCGCACGGTCCTGTCCCCCGAGGACTACCAGAAGCTGGGCGAGCACGTGGGTGAGCTGCAGGGGCTGCTGGCCGCGATCCTGCGGGACGCGATCGACCAGGGCTACCTGCCCGAGGGGGACATCCCGGAGCTCGCCTCGCTCGTCCACGGCTCGCTGACCACCGCCGCGGACCGGGGCCAGAACTCCGACCAGGACCGCGCGGCGCGGGAGCGGCACATCCGTTCGACGGTCCGCTTCATCCAGCAGGGTCTGGGCGCGCAGTTCGACGCCGACGGCCGCCCCGTGCGGCTGACTCCGGAGAGGCCCCCGCTCAGCGCGGCGTCCTGA